The Mus caroli chromosome 1, CAROLI_EIJ_v1.1, whole genome shotgun sequence genome has a window encoding:
- the Ccnyl1 gene encoding cyclin-Y-like protein 1 isoform X3: protein MGNTLTCCVSPNASPKLGRRAGPAEPDYESEVYEAAAGDAVAVAPAPAAAVEPAELDFGAGEGHHLQHISDREMPEDLALESNPSDHPRASTIFLSKSQTDVREKRKSNHLNHCDLSNLLPHKEQREKVPEEYFKHDPEHKFIYRFVRTLFSAAQLTAECAIVTLVYLERLLTYAEIDICPTNWKRIVLGAILLASKVWDDQAVWNVDYCQILKDITVEDMNEMERHFLELLQFNINVPASVYAKYYFDLRSLADDNNLNFLFAPLSKERAQNLEAISRLCEDKYKDLCRAAMRRSLSADNFIGIQRSNAILS from the exons ATGGGGAACACGCTGACCTGTTGCGTGTCCCCCAATGCCAGCCCCAAGCTGGGCCGGCGCGCGGGGCCGGCAGAGCCCGACTACGAGTCCGAGGTCTACGAGGCGGCGGCCGGGGACGCGGTGGCGGTAGCGCCGGCGCCCGCTGCGGCCGTGGAGCCCGCCGAGTTGGATTTCGGAGCCGGCGAGGGCCACCACCTGCAGCACATCAGCGACCGAGAGATGCCCGAAG aTCTAGCTTTGGAATCAAACCCTTCCGACCACCCGAGGGCAAGCACAATTTTCCTCAGCAAATCTCAAACGGATG tgCGTGAAAAGAGGAAGAGCAACCATTTAAACCAT tgTGACCTTAGCAATCTATTACCACATAAAGAACAG agagaGAAAGTTCCAGAGGAGTACTTTAAGCATGACCCTGAACACAAATTTATTTACAGATTTGTTCGTACGCTTTTTAGTGCTGCACAGCTGACAGCGGAATGTGCAATAGTGACGTTG GTTTACTTAGAGAGGCTCCTAACTTATGCTGAGATCGACATTTGTCCCACCAACTGGAAAAGAATTGTTCTGGGAGCCATTCTTCTTGCCTCCAAGGTTTGGGATGATCAGGCTGTATGGAATGTAGACTACTGCCAGATCCTCAAGGACATTACAGTTGAGGACAT GAATGAGATGGAAAGGCATTTCTTGGAGCTTCTCCAGTTTAATATTAATGTTCCTGCCAGTGTTTATGCCAAATACTACTTTGACCTTCGCTCCTTAGCAGATGACAACAACCTGAATTTTCTGTTTGCTCCTCTCAGCAAAGAAAGAGCACAGAACCTAGAG GCCATTTCAAGATTGTGTGAAGACAAATACAAAGACTTGTGTAGAGCTGCTATGAGAAGATCTTTAAGCGCTGATAATTTCATTGGTATTCAGCGCTCTAATGCCATCCTCTCTTAA
- the Ccnyl1 gene encoding cyclin-Y-like protein 1 isoform X2, producing METRIRAAQLEGRGGAFPKLGRRAGPAEPDYESEVYEAAAGDAVAVAPAPAAAVEPAELDFGAGEGHHLQHISDREMPEDLALESNPSDHPRASTIFLSKSQTDVREKRKSNHLNHVSPGQLTKKYSSCSTIFLDDSTVSQPNLRTTIKCVTLAIYYHIKNRDANRSLDIFDERSHPLTREKVPEEYFKHDPEHKFIYRFVRTLFSAAQLTAECAIVTLVYLERLLTYAEIDICPTNWKRIVLGAILLASKVWDDQAVWNVDYCQILKDITVEDMNEMERHFLELLQFNINVPASVYAKYYFDLRSLADDNNLNFLFAPLSKERAQNLERI from the exons ATGGAAACCAGAATTCGCGCGGCTCAGCTTGAGGGACGGGGCGGGGCTTT CCCCAAGCTGGGCCGGCGCGCGGGGCCGGCAGAGCCCGACTACGAGTCCGAGGTCTACGAGGCGGCGGCCGGGGACGCGGTGGCGGTAGCGCCGGCGCCCGCTGCGGCCGTGGAGCCCGCCGAGTTGGATTTCGGAGCCGGCGAGGGCCACCACCTGCAGCACATCAGCGACCGAGAGATGCCCGAAG aTCTAGCTTTGGAATCAAACCCTTCCGACCACCCGAGGGCAAGCACAATTTTCCTCAGCAAATCTCAAACGGATG tgCGTGAAAAGAGGAAGAGCAACCATTTAAACCAT GTATCTCCAGGGCAGCTTACTAAAAAGTATAGCTCATGCTCAACAATATTTCTAGATGACAGCACAGTCAGCCAGCCTAACCTTAGAACCACAATAAAATG tgTGACCTTAGCAATCTATTACCACATAAAGAACAG AGATGCAAATAGATCCCTGGACATTTTTGATGAGCGGTCACATCCTCTCACA agagaGAAAGTTCCAGAGGAGTACTTTAAGCATGACCCTGAACACAAATTTATTTACAGATTTGTTCGTACGCTTTTTAGTGCTGCACAGCTGACAGCGGAATGTGCAATAGTGACGTTG GTTTACTTAGAGAGGCTCCTAACTTATGCTGAGATCGACATTTGTCCCACCAACTGGAAAAGAATTGTTCTGGGAGCCATTCTTCTTGCCTCCAAGGTTTGGGATGATCAGGCTGTATGGAATGTAGACTACTGCCAGATCCTCAAGGACATTACAGTTGAGGACAT GAATGAGATGGAAAGGCATTTCTTGGAGCTTCTCCAGTTTAATATTAATGTTCCTGCCAGTGTTTATGCCAAATACTACTTTGACCTTCGCTCCTTAGCAGATGACAACAACCTGAATTTTCTGTTTGCTCCTCTCAGCAAAGAAAGAGCACAGAACCTAGAG aggatctga
- the Ccnyl1 gene encoding cyclin-Y-like protein 1 isoform X1, with translation METRIRAAQLEGRGGAFPKLGRRAGPAEPDYESEVYEAAAGDAVAVAPAPAAAVEPAELDFGAGEGHHLQHISDREMPEDLALESNPSDHPRASTIFLSKSQTDVREKRKSNHLNHVSPGQLTKKYSSCSTIFLDDSTVSQPNLRTTIKCVTLAIYYHIKNRDANRSLDIFDERSHPLTREKVPEEYFKHDPEHKFIYRFVRTLFSAAQLTAECAIVTLVYLERLLTYAEIDICPTNWKRIVLGAILLASKVWDDQAVWNVDYCQILKDITVEDMNEMERHFLELLQFNINVPASVYAKYYFDLRSLADDNNLNFLFAPLSKERAQNLEAISRLCEDKYKDLCRAAMRRSLSADNFIGIQRSNAILS, from the exons ATGGAAACCAGAATTCGCGCGGCTCAGCTTGAGGGACGGGGCGGGGCTTT CCCCAAGCTGGGCCGGCGCGCGGGGCCGGCAGAGCCCGACTACGAGTCCGAGGTCTACGAGGCGGCGGCCGGGGACGCGGTGGCGGTAGCGCCGGCGCCCGCTGCGGCCGTGGAGCCCGCCGAGTTGGATTTCGGAGCCGGCGAGGGCCACCACCTGCAGCACATCAGCGACCGAGAGATGCCCGAAG aTCTAGCTTTGGAATCAAACCCTTCCGACCACCCGAGGGCAAGCACAATTTTCCTCAGCAAATCTCAAACGGATG tgCGTGAAAAGAGGAAGAGCAACCATTTAAACCAT GTATCTCCAGGGCAGCTTACTAAAAAGTATAGCTCATGCTCAACAATATTTCTAGATGACAGCACAGTCAGCCAGCCTAACCTTAGAACCACAATAAAATG tgTGACCTTAGCAATCTATTACCACATAAAGAACAG AGATGCAAATAGATCCCTGGACATTTTTGATGAGCGGTCACATCCTCTCACA agagaGAAAGTTCCAGAGGAGTACTTTAAGCATGACCCTGAACACAAATTTATTTACAGATTTGTTCGTACGCTTTTTAGTGCTGCACAGCTGACAGCGGAATGTGCAATAGTGACGTTG GTTTACTTAGAGAGGCTCCTAACTTATGCTGAGATCGACATTTGTCCCACCAACTGGAAAAGAATTGTTCTGGGAGCCATTCTTCTTGCCTCCAAGGTTTGGGATGATCAGGCTGTATGGAATGTAGACTACTGCCAGATCCTCAAGGACATTACAGTTGAGGACAT GAATGAGATGGAAAGGCATTTCTTGGAGCTTCTCCAGTTTAATATTAATGTTCCTGCCAGTGTTTATGCCAAATACTACTTTGACCTTCGCTCCTTAGCAGATGACAACAACCTGAATTTTCTGTTTGCTCCTCTCAGCAAAGAAAGAGCACAGAACCTAGAG GCCATTTCAAGATTGTGTGAAGACAAATACAAAGACTTGTGTAGAGCTGCTATGAGAAGATCTTTAAGCGCTGATAATTTCATTGGTATTCAGCGCTCTAATGCCATCCTCTCTTAA